The Neobacillus sp. OS1-2 genome includes a window with the following:
- the spo0A gene encoding sporulation transcription factor Spo0A, whose translation MKKIKVCVVDDNRELVGLLEDYISSQEDMEVVGIAHNGQECLEMLASTDPDVLVLDIIMPHLDGLAVLERLRELKKGTLPNVIMLTAFGQEDVTKKAVELGASYFILKPFDMENLGSHIRQVSGNASTFIRRGPATSYRSQSEQKPKNLDASITSIIHEIGVPAHIKGYLYLREAISMVYNDIELLGSITKVLYPDIAKKYNTTASRVERAIRHAIEVAWSRGNIDSISSLFGYTVSMSKAKPTNSEFIAMVADKLRLEHKAS comes from the coding sequence TTGAAGAAAATAAAGGTTTGTGTCGTGGATGATAATAGAGAGCTGGTTGGACTATTAGAGGACTATATTTCGTCCCAAGAAGATATGGAAGTTGTCGGCATCGCCCATAACGGTCAAGAGTGCTTAGAAATGTTAGCTTCAACAGACCCTGATGTCTTAGTATTAGATATTATTATGCCGCACCTTGACGGTTTGGCAGTGCTTGAGCGCTTGCGTGAGTTGAAAAAAGGAACATTACCGAATGTTATTATGTTAACAGCTTTTGGTCAAGAGGATGTAACCAAAAAAGCCGTTGAACTTGGTGCTTCCTATTTTATTTTAAAACCATTTGATATGGAGAATTTAGGAAGCCATATTCGTCAGGTTAGTGGAAACGCCAGCACCTTTATTCGTAGGGGCCCCGCTACAAGCTACCGTTCCCAATCAGAACAAAAACCAAAAAATTTAGATGCAAGTATTACAAGTATTATTCACGAGATCGGAGTTCCAGCACATATTAAAGGTTATTTATATTTGCGTGAAGCGATTTCGATGGTGTACAACGATATTGAGCTTTTAGGTTCCATAACGAAAGTATTGTACCCTGATATCGCCAAAAAATATAACACGACAGCAAGCCGCGTTGAACGTGCTATCCGCCATGCAATCGAAGTGGCCTGGAGCCGTGGTAATATTGATTCGATCTCAAGCCTTTTTGGATATACGGTAAGTATGTCAAAAGCTAAGCCAACCAATTCTGAGTTTATTGCCATGGTGGCTGATAAACTTCGTCTTGAGCATAAGGCTTCTTAA
- the spoIVB gene encoding SpoIVB peptidase, which translates to MKLEIIRKIIGGILLVSLISLIFFQPLQQYLAIPKTITMFEGQDYTFQKAAPVSAALKNNSHKSNITLNQENHSISVNANEKGKNEVLLEYAGIPIKKVDVHVLNDFRVLPGGQSIGVKLNTVGVLVVGHHLINTEDGKKSPGELAGIKIGDMITEINGSKIEKMTDVAPFVQTAGQDGKALDMVISRESGKITTKLTPLKDKGENTYKLGLYIRDSAAGIGTMTFVHPQSKKYGALGHVISDMDTKQPIVVEDGQIVRSTVTSIEKGSNGDPGEKLARFSSDREIVGNIKKNSPFGIFGELNKELKNGVLDKPLPIALSHQVKEGPAKILTVVNDDRVEEFSIEIVSTIPQKFPATKGMVIKVTDPKLLEKTGGIVQGMSGSPIIQDGKLIGAVTHVFVNDPTSGYGVHIEWMLNEAGINIYETPKNKAS; encoded by the coding sequence TTGAAGTTAGAAATAATTAGAAAGATTATTGGTGGAATTCTCCTTGTTTCATTAATTAGCCTTATATTTTTTCAGCCGTTACAGCAATACCTGGCAATCCCTAAGACGATTACTATGTTTGAAGGACAAGATTATACCTTCCAGAAGGCTGCTCCGGTATCTGCAGCTCTAAAAAATAATTCTCACAAATCGAATATTACACTTAATCAGGAAAATCATTCAATATCCGTGAACGCAAATGAAAAAGGCAAAAATGAAGTGCTACTAGAATATGCAGGCATTCCGATTAAAAAGGTCGATGTACATGTCTTAAACGATTTTCGAGTACTGCCCGGCGGTCAATCAATTGGTGTGAAATTAAATACTGTAGGCGTATTAGTTGTTGGACACCATTTGATTAATACAGAGGATGGCAAAAAATCACCCGGTGAACTTGCAGGAATAAAAATTGGAGACATGATTACCGAAATCAATGGCAGCAAAATTGAAAAAATGACAGATGTTGCTCCGTTCGTACAAACGGCAGGACAAGATGGTAAAGCTCTTGATATGGTTATCAGTCGGGAAAGCGGCAAAATTACGACTAAACTCACCCCGTTAAAGGATAAAGGGGAAAACACCTATAAACTTGGATTATATATTAGAGATTCAGCAGCTGGAATTGGGACGATGACTTTTGTACATCCACAGTCTAAAAAATATGGTGCCCTTGGACATGTTATTTCAGACATGGATACAAAACAGCCAATCGTGGTGGAAGATGGTCAAATTGTCCGTTCCACAGTAACATCTATTGAAAAGGGTAGTAACGGTGATCCGGGAGAAAAACTTGCCCGTTTTTCTTCAGATCGTGAAATTGTTGGTAATATTAAAAAGAACAGTCCATTTGGTATTTTTGGTGAATTAAACAAAGAATTAAAAAATGGGGTGCTAGATAAACCACTCCCCATAGCACTATCCCATCAGGTTAAAGAGGGACCGGCAAAAATTTTAACCGTAGTGAATGATGACCGAGTTGAAGAATTTTCGATTGAAATTGTCAGCACAATTCCGCAAAAGTTTCCGGCTACAAAGGGCATGGTCATTAAAGTGACCGATCCAAAGCTCCTTGAAAAAACAGGAGGTATCGTTCAAGGCATGAGTGGAAGTCCGATCATTCAAGATGGAAAGCTGATCGGAGCAGTTACACATGTGTTTGTAAATGATCCTACATCTGGATACGGTGTGCATATTGAATGGATGCTAAATGAAGCTGGAATTAATATATACGAAACACCAAAAAATAAAGCGAGCTAA